The following coding sequences are from one Solea solea chromosome 11, fSolSol10.1, whole genome shotgun sequence window:
- the gnat2 gene encoding guanine nucleotide-binding protein G(t) subunit alpha-2, with protein MGAGASAEDKKSKELEKQLQQDADKDAKTVKLLLLGAGESGKSTIVKQMKILHQGGYTKEEQLEFRAIIYGNILQSALAIIRGMEMLGIGFGASSAQEDAQKLQNLSDSIEEGSMPTELADVIQKLWKDSGVQAAFDRAAEFQLNDSAGYYLNEMDRICKADYLPSEQDVLRSRVKTTGIIEEQFACKELHFRMFDVGGQRSERKKWIHCFEGVTCIIFCGALSAYDMVLVEDDEVNRMHESLHLFNSICNHRFFALTSIVLFLNKKDLFEDKIKKVHLSICFPDYDGSNTYEDASNYIKAQFLELNMKKGVKEIYSHLTCATDTKNVEIVFNAVTDIIIKENLKDCGLF; from the exons gcGCTGGTGAATCAGGGAAAAGCACCATTGTAAAACAAATGAA GATTCTGCATCAAGGTGGTTACACAAAAGAGGAACAACTGGAATTCAGAGCGATCATCTATGGCAACATCCTACAGTCTGCTCTGGCCATCATCAGAGGCATGGAGATGCTTGGCATTGGTTTTGGCGCTTCCtctgcacag GAAGACGCACAGAAGTTGCAGAACTTGTCAGACTCCATCGAGGAGGGCTCAATGCCAACTGAGCTGGCTGATGTTATCCAGAAGCTGTGGAAAGACTCTGGTGTGCAGGCCGCCTTCGATAGAGCTGCTGAGTTCCAGCTCAACGACTCTGCTGGATA CTACCTCAATGAAATGGACCGAATCTGCAAGGCAGATTACCTGCCCTCTGAGCAGGACGTGCTGCGATCTCGAGTCAAAACAACTGGTATCATCGAAGAACAGTTCGCCTGCAAAGAGTTGCACTTCAG GATGTTTGACGTGGGTGGACAGAGATCAGAGAGAAAGAAGTGGATCCATTGTTTTGAGGGTGTGACCTGCATCATTTTCTGTGGGGCTCTCAGTGCATATGACATGGTGCTCGTAGAGGACGATGAAGTG AACCGCATGCACGAGTCCCTCCATCTATTCAACAGTATCTGCAACCACAGATTCTTTGCACTGACCTCCATCGTGCTTTTCCTCAACAAGAAGGATCTGTTTGAGGACAAGATCAAAAAAGTCCATCTGAGCATCTGCTTCCCAGATTACGATG GTTCCAACACGTACGAGGATGCCAGCAACTACATCAAGGCACAGTTCCTGGAGCTGAACATGAAGAAGGGTGTGAAAGAAATCTACTCCCACTTGACCTGTGCCACGGACACAAAGAACGTTGAGATCGTGTTCAACGCTGTGACAGACATCATCATCAAAGAAAACCTAAAAGACTGCGGTCTTTTCTAA